In one window of Deferribacterota bacterium DNA:
- a CDS encoding 5'-3' exonuclease H3TH domain-containing protein, translated as MIVIIDGHSIAYRAFYKTPPLMTSSGFPTGVIHTFINTLLKIKNKLKPEQIIVSFDSKGETERHRKLKEYKAEREATPDDLIPQIEKLKKILPLMGIPVYALEGFEADDIIYTIINKFDTKEIVLVTKDKDIYQLVSDRIKIYDDIRDHIIDSKGVLEKFGVESNQIPDFLALTGDASDNIPGVKGIGSVTAKKLLREFNSLDDIYANIDKIKGSVKEKLLAGKEIAYLSKSLTELKIIENLKLIETKEQREELKKELEALELHTLYNRL; from the coding sequence ATGATAGTTATAATTGATGGCCATTCTATAGCTTATAGAGCATTTTATAAAACACCACCACTTATGACAAGCAGTGGTTTTCCAACAGGGGTTATACATACATTTATTAATACACTTTTAAAGATAAAAAATAAATTAAAACCAGAACAAATCATTGTATCTTTTGATTCTAAAGGAGAAACTGAAAGACATAGAAAACTGAAAGAGTATAAGGCTGAAAGGGAGGCAACCCCTGATGACTTAATCCCACAGATAGAGAAGCTTAAAAAAATTTTACCTTTAATGGGCATACCAGTTTATGCCTTAGAAGGGTTTGAAGCTGATGATATTATTTATACTATTATTAATAAATTTGATACCAAGGAGATTGTTCTTGTTACTAAAGATAAAGATATTTATCAGTTAGTATCTGACAGAATTAAGATATATGATGATATTAGAGATCACATAATAGATAGTAAAGGAGTATTAGAAAAATTTGGGGTAGAGTCAAATCAAATTCCCGATTTTCTAGCATTAACAGGGGATGCCTCAGATAACATACCAGGCGTTAAAGGTATTGGGAGTGTAACAGCAAAAAAACTACTTAGAGAATTTAATTCTTTAGATGATATCTATGCCAATATTGATAAAATAAAAGGCTCTGTTAAGGAAAAATTATTAGCTGGTAAAGAAATAGCGTATTTATCTAAGAGTTTAACAGAACTTAAAATTATTGAAAATCTAAAATTAATTGAAACTAAAGAGCAAAGAGAAGAATTAAAAAAAGAGCTTGAGGCTTTAGAGTTACATACATTGTATAATAGGCTT
- a CDS encoding branched-chain amino acid transaminase: protein MFEEIKYIWKNGDFISFEEAKVSVLVHTLHYGLGVFEGIRCYECVNGSAIFRLEDHLKRFINSAKVFMMDIKYSLDELKKNIIELILKNSFKACYIRPIAFYGLKSLGVYVDNSHPIEVVIAVWPWGAYLGEEALKGGVKVKTSTFVRYHVNSVATRSKACGNYMTSVLAKKEAVLDGYDEAIFLDADGYVSEGTGENIFILQDNKLITTPLTSVLRGITRESVIEIAKDKGLEVVERRFTRDDIYIADEAFLTGTAAEITPIRELDGRVVGKGRIGNITNMLQEEFFDIVKGKNDKYKKWLTYIS from the coding sequence AAAATATATTTGGAAAAATGGTGATTTTATTAGCTTTGAGGAGGCAAAAGTTAGTGTATTAGTTCATACGCTACATTATGGATTAGGTGTATTTGAAGGCATAAGATGTTATGAATGTGTTAATGGCTCTGCTATTTTTAGACTAGAAGATCATTTAAAGCGTTTCATAAATTCAGCAAAGGTATTTATGATGGATATAAAATATTCATTAGATGAGCTTAAAAAAAATATTATTGAATTAATATTAAAAAATAGCTTTAAAGCTTGTTATATAAGGCCAATTGCATTCTATGGATTAAAAAGTCTTGGTGTTTATGTTGACAATAGTCATCCCATTGAGGTTGTAATAGCTGTGTGGCCTTGGGGGGCTTATCTAGGAGAAGAAGCCTTGAAGGGTGGTGTAAAAGTTAAAACGTCAACTTTTGTTCGTTATCATGTTAATAGTGTAGCAACAAGGTCTAAGGCATGTGGGAACTATATGACCTCAGTTTTGGCTAAAAAAGAAGCAGTATTAGATGGATATGATGAAGCAATATTTTTAGATGCAGATGGTTATGTATCAGAAGGTACAGGAGAGAATATATTTATTTTACAAGATAATAAGCTAATAACAACACCATTAACATCTGTATTAAGAGGAATAACAAGGGAGTCAGTTATAGAGATTGCAAAAGATAAAGGCCTTGAAGTAGTTGAGAGAAGATTTACAAGGGATGATATATATATAGCAGATGAAGCCTTTTTAACTGGTACAGCAGCTGAGATTACACCAATTAGGGAGCTTGATGGTAGAGTTGTTGGTAAAGGACGTATTGGTAATATTACAAATATGTTGCAAGAGGAGTTTTTTGATATTGTTAAAGGGAAAAATGATAAATACAAAAAATGGTTAACCTATATTAGTTAA